The DNA window TTAATTGTTTCGCATGCGTCATCAAGCCTGCAACTGATCGCTTTGCACCCAGGCGCTAGCGCGACCTCTCTGATCAGATTCTCCATCCCATCGGCTATTTCCAGAGGCAATCTGAAGAGCGAAAAGACTGCGGCAACTGGCTTTGAATGCTTTTGGATTTGATAGGGCATGCCAAGAATGTTTTAAATCCACAAAATCCCATTACGATGTCAAGCCGTCTAGGAATGAGATGCTCAGATCGATTGCTTCGCTGTTGTTTGCGGCTGTGATGTGGGTTCAGGTCCCCCAGTGGTCCAACGATTGGTCGAAATGTGCCGTAGACGTCCCTGATACGGCTTGTCATTGGTATGTCGTAGCTCCAGACAACACCTTTGGGGAAGGATTCAGCTGGGCCAATGCTCCTTGGTTTAGCGCTGAAGGTCTGCTCGACATTGGTGATCTCACTGACACCATGAGCAACATCCACCTCGGCGCGGTTGAGAAAGCATAAAAACGTCTCACCAGAGGTCTCACTGCCAGTGGCTTCGGCCCTAGAAACCACTGGCTTCAGAATGGCGTAACGGCCCTATCGATTTCCGAAGTCTTCACAGAAGCGAAATCGATGCGTGGCGATTGATGACACCAGGATGAAGGTGGCGATCATCCATCTTCAGATTCAACACGACACATTGCTTGAAACCCCAAAGATGTCAGCAGCAATGCTCTGGGGCTAAGTAGACGAAACTGGTCGATCTATTTCTTTTTCAAGTAAGGCAAATCACTTGGCTGAGAAAGGGTGAAGACAACAGCGGCTGTAATGAGTGCACCCACAGCCAACATTGCATAAATCCAAACAGAGTAATCAGTCATCAGTTAATTCCTAAAACGCCAAACGTGATTTGGCTCAGAATGCCATGACCTGTCAAGGCCTCCGTGAGAACGCCGATCACAATGCCGAGCATGGCTAAGCGTCCATTGAGGAGCTCTGCAGCAACAAA is part of the Synechococcus sp. WH 8016 genome and encodes:
- a CDS encoding chlorophyll a/b-binding protein produces the protein MNSVSQFQEDWFQNGSSEQSKSGRFVAAELLNGRLAMLGIVIGVLTEALTGHGILSQITFGVLGIN